A segment of the Bacillus licheniformis DSM 13 = ATCC 14580 genome:
TCACTCCAATCTTTATTCGTTATCGCTGTTTTCTTTGGAAACGCCTTTTTCGAGGGCTTTCCATGACAATGTTGCGCATTTAATTCGGGCCGGAAATTTTGAAACGCCTTGCAGAGCTTCAATATCTCCTAAATCAATCGAATCGTCGTAGTCTTTGCCCTGCATCATATCTGAAAAGATCCGTGACATTTGAAGGGCGGTCTCCACGTCTTTCCCTTTGATCGCCTGTGTCATCATAGACGCAGAAGCCATTGAGATTGAGCATCCTTCGCCTTCAAATTTTGCATCTTCTACTTTACCGTCCGTTATCTTCATCGTCAGCCTGATCCGGTCACCGCATGTCGGGTTGTTCATGTCAACGACGATGCTGTCATTCAAAACCCC
Coding sequences within it:
- the sufU gene encoding Fe-S cluster assembly sulfur transfer protein SufU, translated to MSFNVNLDTLYRQVIMDHYKNPRNKGVLNDSIVVDMNNPTCGDRIRLTMKITDGKVEDAKFEGEGCSISMASASMMTQAIKGKDVETALQMSRIFSDMMQGKDYDDSIDLGDIEALQGVSKFPARIKCATLSWKALEKGVSKENSDNE